The Saccopteryx leptura isolate mSacLep1 chromosome 2, mSacLep1_pri_phased_curated, whole genome shotgun sequence genome has a window encoding:
- the RASL10B gene encoding ras-like protein family member 10B — translation MVSTYRVAVLGARGVGKSAIVRQFLYNEFSEVCVPTTARRLYLPAVVMNGHVHDLQILDFPPISAFPVNTLQEWADGCCRGLRSVHAYILVYDICCFDSFEYIKTIRQQILETRVIGTSETPIIIVGNKRDLQRGRVIPRWNVSHLVRKTWKCGYVECSAKYNWHILLLFSELLKSVGCARCKHVHAALRFQGALRRNRCAIM, via the exons ATGGTCTCCACCTACCGGGTGGCCGTGCTGGGGGCCCGAGGCGTGGGCAAGAGTGCCATAGTGCGCCAGTTCCTGTACAACGAGTTCAGCGAGGTCTGCGTGCCCACCACCGCCCGCCGCCTCTACCTGCCCGCTGTCGTCATGAACGGCCACGTGCACGACCTCCAGATCCTCGACTTCCCACCCATCAGCGCCTTCCCTGTCAACACACTGCAG GAATGGGCAGACGGCTGCTGCCGGGGGCTCCGAAGCGTCCACGCCTACATCCTGGTCTACGACATCTGCTGCTTTGACAGTTTTGAATACATCAAGACCATCCGCCAGCAGATCCTAGAGACGAG GGTGATTGGCACCTCGGAGACGCCTATCATCATTGTGGGAAATAAGCGGGACCTGCAGCGTGGACGCGTGATCCCACGCTGGAACGTGTCACACCTGGTGCGCAAGACCTGGAAGTGTGGCTACGTGGAGTGCTCGGCCAAGTACAACTGGCACATCCTGCTGCTCTTCAGTGAACTGCTCAAGAGCGTCGGCTGCGCCCGCTGCAAACACGTGCACGCTGCCCTGCGCTTCCAGGGCGCGCTGCGCCGCAACCGCTGCGCCATCATGTGA
- the C2H17orf50 gene encoding uncharacterized protein C17orf50 homolog codes for MVLGQRLLEVQEPGDSRWGCGQPGRAPWPGKSWHYNSLGVLLALTALQAPDIWGEVRGIEFWATVRGPGTRGPALPSPHPPAGVKAPLWKKEPEEPEIRKEEEAEERSEEEDEGRPSPESAAEREAEGREEGGEGRERDSVCYCPLRQDPSTQEVALLRRADSGLWGWLIPLLLLGGLAAPADRKRSLPEEPRCVLQARRRPPRGGGCACCEILFCKKCGNLHCNPAFVAHCILEHPDLGEARAAGGPGAPPLKALVPSILADPDFPQLSPGP; via the exons ATGGTGCTGGGCCAGCGTTTGCTG GAAGTGCAGGAACCTGGGGACTCCAGGTGGGGGTGTGGGCAGCCAGGCAGGGCCCCCTGGCCCGGGAAATCCTGGCACTATAACTCTCTTGGAGTCCTGCTGGCTCTTACCGCCCTTCAGGCACCTGACATTTGGGGGGAGGTGAGAGGAATCGAGTTCTGGGCAACAGTCAGGGGACCGGGGACCCGGGGACCTGCCCTACCTTCTCCCCACCCGCCCGCAGGCGTGAAGGCCCCCTTGTGGAAGAAGGAGCCGGAGGAGCCCGAGatcaggaaggaggaggaagcggAGGAGAGATCGGAGGAGGAAGACGAGGGGAGGCCGTCGCCGGAGAGCGCGGCCGAGCGCGAGGCGGAGGGCCGGGAGGAGGGCGGCGAGGGCCGGGAGCGGGACTCCGTGTGCTACTGCCCGCTGCGCCAGGATCCCAGCACCCAGGAGGTGGCGCTGCTGCGGCGCGCGGACAGCGGCCTCTGGGGCTGGCTCATCCCCTTGCTGCTGCTCGGCGGCCTGGCGGCGCCGGCCGACAG GAAGCGAAGCCTCCCGGAGGAGCCTCGGTGCGTGCTGCAGGCGAGGCGGCGACCGCCGCGCGGCGGGGGGTGTGCCTGCTGCGAGATCCTTTTCTGCAAGAAATGCGGGAACCTGCACTGCAACCCGGCCTTCGTAGCGCACTGTATTCTGGAGCACCCGGATCTGGGTGAGGCGCGGGCCGCCGGGGGCCCCGGAGCGCCCCCACTCAAAGCCTTAGTGCCCTCCATTCTCGCCGACCCTGACTTCCCGCAACTTTCTCCTGGCCCCTGA
- the GAS2L2 gene encoding GAS2-like protein 2, producing MPQPRGRGRRPGALGPPVRSIRPFKSSEQYLEAMKEDLAEWLRDLYGLDIDAANFLQVLETGLVLCWHANALTKAALAFLAEAPARAQRVRMPRVGVSCNGAAQPGTFQARDNVSNFIQWCRKEMGIQEVLMFETEDLVLRKNVKNVVLCLLEVGRRAWRFGVAAPTLVQLEEEIDEELRRDLALPPPDPPPPAPPTRRPCHFCNLDQMVQSLVSHCTCPVQFSMVKVSEGKYRVGDSNTLIFIRVLRNHVMVRVGGGWDTLGHYLDKHDPCRCTSLSHKPGSFRKPPVAPVQHEVRVRDEPSQPQLTMTISRSQSPLPPVDWKTYTSSGRKLRPPASSPRPHSKWGAGAGILRETAPFLRCQEKPLTPCQRPLPAGDSSLSLQSSPTSRGQDPQCTSSGKREDRDPPDLPRGRTLTSWVREGTDKTHARAPTPQRGQTPEVTAKETPARGPSPVPRYSSSAEPMGPRKPPWGEAEDDASQLKEPSVRCPSPVKGPTKIPARPPTPGRSFSGSASGGPTTELERGSIPPRAVTGILAGSSHGDCSVGGRQGDQKPDIWVTAETREPWGLGPQDQERRYTPLTLNGTLEQATYQSPEEELLADMKLLEVGTSCPRGPGLIPRSGVYVPRLGGRWPEPGGPYDKVIQELAQGPPPLIKVDLGAWRAAPTGSSKLAVNTGLGSPRGKLGVREIGPRTKATPSPQGTKMRKVPAQGEQDCSAPTVSASLEAPPPSPLDPNSDKAKACPGKGKRTLRKPRRIPLIYKLKLRPRIRPRRDHRPEKLPSRIPKPLAYLHLGPAKAPPRGRPERASGLGGQGEEVVLVDGAWAGEREEGKKNEQAASLESRPQPSEGLEPRQLDPVPLPPEEESWV from the exons ATGCCCCAGCCTAGGGGACGTGGGAGGAGGCCTGGGGCCCTGGGGCCTCCCGTGCGCAGCATCCGGCCCTTCAAGTCCAGTGAGCAGTACCTGGAAGCCATGAAAGAGGACTTGGCCGAGTGGCTTCGGGATCTCTACGGGCTGGACATCGATGCAGCCAACTTCCTGCAGGTGCTGGAGACGGGCCTGGTGCTGTGCTGGCATGCCAACGCCCTCACCAAGGCTGCCCTGGCCTTCCTGGCTGAGGCTCCTGCCCGAGCCCAGAGGGTACGCATGCCTCGGGTCGGGGTCTCCTGCAATGGGGCTGCCCAGCCAGGCACCTTCCAGGCCCGGGACAACGTCTCCAACTTCATCCAGTGGTGTCGCAAGGAGATGGGCATCCAAG AGGTGCTGATGTTCGAGACAGAGGACTTGGTGCTGCGCAAGAACGTGAAGAACGTGGTGCTGTGTTTGCTGGAGGTGGGCCGCCGGGCCTGGCGCTTCGGGGTTGCGGCGCCCACCCTGGTGCAGCTGGAGGAGGAGATCGACGAGGAGCTGCGGCGGGACCTGGCCTTGCCCCCGCCCGACCCCCCGCCGCCCGCGCCCCCCACGCGCCGGCCCTGCCACTTCTGCAACCTGGACCAGATG GTTCAGAGCCTCGTGAGCCACTGCACATGCCCAGTTCAGTTCTCTATGGTCAAGGTGTCTGAGGGGAAGTACCGCGTGGGGGACTCCAACACCCTCATCTTTATCCGG GTCCTCCGGAACCATGTGATGGTACGTGTCGGGGGTGGCTGGGACACACTTGGCCATTATCTGGACAAACATGACCCCTGCCGGTGTACATCCCTCT CACACAAGCCAGGCAGCTTCCGGAAGCCCCCAGTCGCACCGGTACAGCATGAAGTGAGGGTGCGGGATGAGCCCTCGCAGCCACAGCTCACGATGACCATCAGCCGCTCCCAGAGCCCGCTGCCCCCGGTGGACTGGAAGACATACACCTCTTCAGGCCGAAAGCTGAGGCCCCCCGCCTCCTCCCCCAGACCCCACAGTAAATGGGGCGCAGGAGCAGGGATCCTCAGAGAGACAGCGCCATTCCTGAG GTGCCAGGAGAAGCCACTCACCCCGTGTCAAAGGCCACTGCCAGCTGGGGACAGTTCCCTTAGCCTCCAATCCTCACCCACCTCGAGAGGCCAAGACCCACAGTGTACCTCCTCAGGGAAGAGGGAGGACAGAGACCCCCCTGACCTTCCCAGAGGGAGGACTCTTACATCTTGGGTTCGTGAGGGGACAGACAAAACCCATGCCAGGGCCCCTACACCCCAGAGAGGCCAAACACCTGAGGTCACTGCTAAAGAGACACCAGCAAGAGGACCATCTCCCGTGCCTCGTTACTCCAGTTCAGCCGAGCCCATGGGCCCCAGGAAGCCACCCTGGGGTGAAGCCGAGGATGATGCCTCCCAGCTCAAGGAGCCATCTGTCCGTTGTCCATCTCCTGTGAAAGGACCCACCAAGATCCCTGCCCGACCTCCCACTCCAGGAAGAAGCTTTTCAGGTAGTGCAAGTGGAGGTCCCACAACAGAATTGGAGAGAGGCTCCATTCCACCAAGGGCCGTCACTGGAATCCTGGCTGGGTCCAGCCATGGGGACTGCTCTGTGGGAGGAAGGCAAGGGGACCAGAAGCCGGATATCTGGGTGACAGCAGAAACTAGAGAGCCTTGGGGCCTGGGCCCACAGGACCAGGAGAGGAGGTACACTCCCCTGACCCTGAATGGGACCCTGGAGCAAGCCACCTACCAGAGCCCTGAGGAGGAGCTTTTGGCTGACATGAAGCTGCTAGAGGTGGGAACTTCCTGTCCCCGGGGCCCAGGGCTCATCCCTCGCAGTGGAGTCTATGTCCCCAGACTAGGTGGGCGGTGGCCTGAACCTGGGGGTCCTTATGACAAAGTCATCCAGGAACTGGCTCAAGGCCCCCCACCCCTCATTAAAGTAGACCTGGGGGCCTGGAGGGCTGCCCCGACAGGCTCCTCTAAGCTGGCTGTTAACACAGGCCTAGGGAGCCCAAGAGGGAAACTAGGAGTCAGAGAGATTGGGCCAAGGACAAAGGCCACCCCTAGTCCCCAGGGCACCAAGATGAGGAAGGTCCCAGCTCAAGGAGAGCAGGACTGCTCAGCCCCTACTGTGTCTGCCAGCCTCGAGGCCCCCCCACCTTCGCCCTTGGACCCAAATTCTGACAAAGCCAAGGCATGCCCGGGCAAGGGCAAGAGAACACTCCGGAAGCCCCGGAGAATACCATTGATCTacaagctgaagctgaggcccagaATCCGGCCCCGGAGAGACCACAGGCCTGAGAAGTTGCCTTCAAGAATTCCCAAGCCTCTAGCCTACCTCCATCTGGGTCCAGCCAAGGCGCCCCCTAGGGGCAGGCCGGAGAGAGCATCAGGCCTGGGTGGCCAGGGAGAGGAGGTAGTCCTGGTGGATGGAGCctgggcgggggagagagaggaaggaaagaagaacgAGCAGGCCGCTTCTCTGGAAAGCAGACCCCAACCTTCAGAGGGCCTGGAGCCTCGGCAGCTTGATCCAGTTCCACTCCCACCTGAGGAGGAGTCCTGGGTCTAA